CACAAGACAATGATGTTTTTGTCTAACTTTCCAAAAACAGGCACTACATGGTTGATAGTCCTTACCTTTGCCATTTTCAACCGCAAACACTTATCCAATATTGATAACCATCCATTACTTACTTCCAATCCCCATAAACTTGTGCCTTCCCTTGAGTTTAAGATCTTTTGTGATGATATTCATGACCCAGTTCTACACCTATCCAACATGACTGAGCCAAGACTTTTTAGTACTCAAATTCCATTCACTTCATTACCCAAGTCAATAATAGAGTCTAATGGCAAGAtagttaatttatatttgtcGAAATCCATTTGACACTTTTATTTCGGTATGGATttactttaataaaattaagcaaGTGTCTTCACCTGCACTAAAACTGGAGGAAGCTTTCGAAATGTATTGCAATGGGATAGTTTGCTTTGGTCCTAGGTGGAGTCATATTTTAGGTAATTGGAAGGAGAGCTTAGCTAGACCAAACAAAGTTCTATTCTTAAAGTATGAGAATCTTAAGGAACATGTCGATTTTCATGTGAAAAACATTGCAAAGTTTTTGGATTATCCTTTCACTCaagaggaagaaaataatggAGTGACTGAAAGCACAATCAAGCTGTGTAGCTTTGAGAAAATGAAGGATTTGGATGTGAACATATCTGGAAAATTAGACAAAATCATTGACAACAAGTTCTTTTTTCGGAAGGCTGAAATAGGGGATTGGGTAAATTACTTTCTCCATCTATGAtagaaaaattatccaaaatcaTTGAAGAGAAATTAAGTGGATCGGATTTATCACTTAAAATGTATTCTTAAAACTTCCAAGTAATAAGTGGCTACACAAGAGAAACCAAGCACATGTAGCTGTATTTGTGGTACAAATGTTATTGTGACTTACCTTTGTTGTCGCCATGCAAAATCAGTTGTATGGAAAATGTGTGTTAAACTTTCAAGTAATTAAAGGCTTTTTCCTTTGGGTCTTGATCTGTTGATTTAAATGATTTTACCTCTTCttgtaagattttatttttcaagtttagtACAATGGCTACTCAAAAACCCTACACACAGATCAATATTGCACACACCTGCTTCACTTTGATATATAATtgtatataagattaatttacaGGTGGAGCTGACATACTTCTGCCTAATAGAAATTCATCATATATATCGTAAAATATATTATctgaatttagattttttttctcttttatgatTATTATGTCAGGTCTATAAATTGAAGTTTCAGAGATAAGAAAAACCACACAGCCTATAAAGATAGCCATCATCCTAAGTAAGAGGAGTTCATTTGGAGAGGGTTTCTCAAGTTTGCCCAAAAAACTTGATATGTTGTGTTTTTTCACTATTTCTATTTATGATGTTTTTGTGCATTTGTTTTACCCTTTTGAACTCATCATTAAgcctaaaaaggatttttttaattttattttgttaacaaaGTTTTCCGGCCTAGTCACTAGTCAAACTAGTATTGAAGCCTGAAGAAGCTGACGATGAATTAATATGTGATCCTTGTTTCGAAAGTTTTCTTAGCTAGCAATGTAGAAGTCAAGCCACATGTCTTGGAATTAAGACTTTTGAGTTGTTCAATTTAAGCTTCTTGAGTAAATGGAGTGGTGTTTATTGGCAGATCAATATCccattgtcttttttttatttttatttttatatggcAATGCTAATTGAGTACGGGGAtcaatttcctttttatttgggatgtttgagaactgataacacaatgaaaatagttttatttttatttttatttttatatggcAATGCTAATTGAGTACGGGGAtcaatttcctttttatttgggatgtttgagaactgataacacaatgaaaatagtttttcttttgtattaaaAACTAGGATCTTACTAATTAGTGTTCTTAAGATATTAgttaattaatgaattaaaagaaaaaatatttattgtgaaaattATAGAAGAGTGTAAAAAAAGTTATGGACAGCATAATTTTAAACATCTCAATAAAAAATCTTCTccttttaattccttaatcaATATCTTACCGATTAACATTTGCTTAAAAACTAGCACaagataaaaatatgtttatgtttCATATTGGAAACGCACACccaaataaaaaacagaaacaCATTTGTTGTGTTTTGAGATTAATGATAACATGTTTATGTAAagagtatttataaaaatataaaaattaaaagtagggGTATATTTAGCAATAAAAGGGAGGCCGTTAACAAAGTCCAAGTACTTTCATGTACTTGGTTTTTGTATCAAAAGGAGGTGGGAATGGGTGCTTATTCATATTGATACATAAATCTTGTACTTGGTACTAGGTAAGCTCTTTAGTCTTGCTATTATGCTATACCATCTGTACTAATATGATATATTGTagttcacacacacaaaaatatgTATCGTAAACCCTAtttgaagtatatatatatatatatatatatatatatatatatatatatatatatatatatatatatactctgcTTGCTTGGATGGTGGTCTCGGAATTGGTTATTGTAATCCTAGGGGATTTATATCTAAGAATTGTCCATAGACATGAAAATGCATCACGTGCAAATTAAAGATTTTTCTGctcaaaatttcatttaaagttAGTTTTTAGGTTAAGtccaaattcatattttaaaaaaattcaagccaTGCATGACTTTGGTGTCCTGATGAGTTTGAACTTGACAACTTTGTAGATCTTTTGTTTTGGTCATATCAAATGATATTGCTGGATGTAAAGCCACTTTGTTAAAGGTCTATGGTGTGAATGTTTCAATCTTTTGCTATCATGCATAATTTaccttattttgttttttaattttggtgtttCGCTTAGCATTTCTTATGCTTTATCCACTAGAGCTCTTAATTCAATAAAactttaacttataaaataagtattttttaaaaattttaaatagtagtaaaattttaaaaaattataaaaattaaaactatataaaattCTCAAAACATTATTGGGACCGGCAAACAtataaaaagaaggaaaaatctcTCTTAGGATTATGAGCAAAGATATGATTTACCAACTACGAATCTCtagcaaataaagaaaaatttcgTGGCTCTTAATTCAAAtctacatataatttaattgtgGTGAATTGTCCATGAATTAGTAACTAAATTTGAATTGGTAATtgtcttctaaaaaaaatggaGTTGGTTGTCAACATGTGCTCAACTTTTTCGGAGGGTCTAACTTGCCTTCTCTACTTTTGTTCTCGACAACTGACACACCTAATATGTACCTTTCCGGTCTGCTAAAGCCTCCCTACTATATAGAAGATTTATAAATTGTAGAAATTAAATCACCTTCTAACTAATCCcaaataattgatataaattagattaaaatacattttttgttcttctatttttttatattatttttttaattgaaacatttcattctcattttttaaaaaaattgtaattatgattttgattttttattttttaattaaaatattttatctctcgtattttaaaaaaatcagcaattttaatttttacgaccaattttaaaattttatttttgtattctgCAGATTTTAATGTCTATTAATCATCTACATgacaaatgtttttattaaaaattatttaatttactaacaagcttaatttattaaaaaaaattaaaattttagtatgaaattgaaaaaaaaatactaaaatcataaatttttcaaaaatggaaataaaatttttcaattaagaaataaaaggactaaaattataaatgttttaaaaataaaaataaaatatttaaattaaaaaataagagaactacagaaaataaaataagaggacaaaaatatattttatcctatAAATTAAGTTTTGAACCTTTGATGATCGGCTTACCTAATTATAATATGAGAAGTTTAAAACAAGTTAATTTGAATTACATGCATCCAATCAAATTATATCAactttaaatcaattaaatagaaattaacttaaatgaaataaatttgttgTTTTGCAATGACATGACATGCAACAGATATGTTTGATTCAACTCTATCCACAACTTCTCAATGCAGACTATGTCCATTTTAATGTTCTTTTATGTTCATCGATTTATCCCACCCACACCCAAATCTGATCTTTACCATCTTTTTGGACTTGTGCCCCCACCAATGTCCACCAGAGTGTTGCCAGAAATGATTTGTGGTTTGTTGTGATATTGCTAACTGAGATCTTTTAAAgttgtaatcaatatcaatatacGTACATACTAAAGCAAAACAttaccattatttttttaaacaccaCGGACTATGATTTTCACTTAATCTGTAGTACTTCCAAATTATGAAACGTATTagcaaaagaattaaaataaatatagataatCATACAACTTAAATACAACTTGCGATCCTGTTGATTCCAAATAATAATTACCGAGGTAGCCATATTGTCTAAGACTTACACCTCCTTATTCTAAGAAATAAAAGCCACAAAAACATTTTTGTGCCACATTTTGATTTATTCACTAGCATATGGTTATTTATTAGctacttattatatataataaccaTCTCAAGATGATCATTGACTAGCTACTACTATTGAAGTCGTACACTCTAAATGATAGACCCGATCTACTTAACTTTTCTTCTATGATTTTGGATAGTTTTTCAACCATTGAAGGGGAGAAATAATTTACCCAATCTCCTATTTCTGCCTTTCGAAAGAAGTACTTATTCTCAACAATCCTGCCTTTTCCCATTGTTCCAGATTTATTTACCTTTAATTCCTTCATCTTCTCAAAGCTAcataatttgattatattttcaatcacttcactattttcttcctctttagTGAAAGGACAACCCAAGAACTCAGCTATTTTCTTCACATTAAAATGAACATTTTCTTTAAGGTCCTCatacttcaagaacaaaactttCTTCGGCCTAGCAATGCTCTCTTTCCAATAATCTAGTATATGGTTCCAAGATGGACCAAAGCCAATTATCCCTTCACAGTATCTTTCAAAAGCTTCCTCTAGAGGTAATGTAGGCAAAAACTTTGGCATAATTTTGTTGACAAAAACCCAAGTAGAAACAAAGGTGTCAAATAGATTCCTACAAATATAAATGATCTTACAGTCAGTCTCTTTAATTGATTTGGCCAATGAAGTGAATGGAACATGAGTCCCAAAAATTCTTGGCTTGGGCATTTTGGATAGGTCATGAGTTTGGCCATTAATTTCATCATAaatgacaaattcaaatggagGCACAAGTTCATGGGGATTGAAAATAAGTAATGGGTGGTTCTCTAAGGAAGGAAAATACTGGCGATGGAGAATAGCAAAGGTAAGGGCTTTCAACCAAGTGGTGCCCGATTTTGGAACACTagcaataacaacatcattgtCCTTAGCTTGGAATTGGTTTTGAAAAGTGTTTATGGCTTGGATTTCAGTTGATGAGTACCAAAAGCCTTGGAATAAATAGAGATACGGTGTTATCCAACCCTTCTCTCTAGGAAGAGATAGAATTAACTCCTTACAATCTTggcttaatttgttttcttcacTTGCTTCTTGCTCATGATCCATTTTTTTGTTCGTGAAATCTGCGAGATTTGTTGGAGGCATTAGAAGTGGTAAATGTAGCTTGTTATATAATAGTGGTTGGCGTGCTGATTAATGGTAGTATCAAGTAGGAAAGAATCTTACTAATATATTAATGCTTTATTGGTTCTatagaaaatttttatttttagttttagtttttaaacaaaaaaattaattaatattaattcctaatatttttcatttgtcaatgtttttagttcttaaCGTCAAAAGTTGCTAAGTGATGATATggtcttaattttattattttttaattatattttatgaaaattaatttctagTAGTAAAAAACCGTCACAAAATCCTTGTGCaaagtatttgaaatttagTATGTTTCCCTTACTCCATTTCTTATCAACGAGATTCACACATATCCAATGATTAAAATTCACCACAAGTCAAAACTTTaagcacaacaacaacaaccaccgattgaaaaaattctaaagattaaaaacgaaaaatgaatttaaagatTTGCTGCTGAAAGGTGTGAATATTATCTGGCTCAGGTATAGAAACAATTGTGACTCCTTCTCTTCAAGAAATACGCAGAAGCCCAACAGAAGCAAGAAATGACGCTAAGGTATGTT
The nucleotide sequence above comes from Glycine soja cultivar W05 chromosome 11, ASM419377v2, whole genome shotgun sequence. Encoded proteins:
- the LOC114376336 gene encoding cytosolic sulfotransferase 15-like, translated to MPPTNLADFTNKKMDHEQEASEENKLSQDCKELILSLPREKGWITPYLYLFQGFWYSSTEIQAINTFQNQFQAKDNDVVIASVPKSGTTWLKALTFAILHRQYFPSLENHPLLIFNPHELVPPFEFVIYDEINGQTHDLSKMPKPRIFGTHVPFTSLAKSIKETDCKIIYICRNLFDTFVSTWVFVNKIMPKFLPTLPLEEAFERYCEGIIGFGPSWNHILDYWKESIARPKKVLFLKYEDLKENVHFNVKKIAEFLGCPFTKEEENSEVIENIIKLCSFEKMKELKVNKSGTMGKGRIVENKYFFRKAEIGDWVNYFSPSMVEKLSKIIEEKLSRSGLSFRVYDFNSSS